The following coding sequences are from one Limnobacter sp. SAORIC-580 window:
- a CDS encoding 5-(carboxyamino)imidazole ribonucleotide synthase, translating to MSKIEFKTAKPGQWLGLLGGGQLGRMFCMAAQSMGYRVLVLDPVANGPAGSVADDQVLADYMDDQGLAKLAQRCVGVTTEFENVPALALDTLSKSIPVSPSAFSVGVAQNRIEEKAYITGCGVPVAPHAAIRSMADITDDLENLLPGIVKTARLGYDGKGQVRVKTLDEVRKAFADLNEVECVLEKRLTLQKEMSVIVARDHKGECATFPVAENHHRKGILATTIVPARIDDAMAAQARANAISIAGALDYVGVLCVEFFVVDELGLVVNEIAPRPHNSGHYSIDACVTCQFEQQARVLAGLPLGDTRQHSPAVMVNLLGDLWYGEDGSVREPAWEKVLAIPEVKLHLYGKEQARVGRKMGHITVIAETLDRALAVAQEVRDILGIGDDDD from the coding sequence ATGAGCAAGATTGAATTCAAAACAGCCAAACCTGGCCAGTGGCTGGGCCTGTTGGGTGGTGGTCAGTTGGGCCGTATGTTCTGCATGGCAGCACAAAGCATGGGGTATCGCGTGCTGGTGCTAGACCCCGTCGCCAACGGCCCTGCCGGTTCTGTCGCTGATGACCAAGTGCTTGCCGATTACATGGACGATCAGGGTTTGGCCAAGTTGGCCCAGCGCTGCGTGGGGGTAACCACTGAATTTGAAAATGTGCCCGCCTTGGCACTGGATACGCTTTCCAAAAGCATTCCTGTCAGCCCATCTGCTTTCTCGGTCGGTGTGGCGCAAAACCGCATTGAAGAAAAAGCCTACATCACAGGTTGTGGCGTGCCTGTTGCACCCCATGCGGCCATTCGCAGCATGGCCGATATTACCGATGATCTTGAGAACCTGCTGCCGGGTATCGTGAAAACGGCCCGTTTGGGTTACGACGGCAAGGGTCAGGTTCGTGTGAAAACGCTGGACGAGGTGCGCAAGGCATTCGCCGATTTGAATGAAGTGGAATGTGTGCTTGAAAAGCGCCTCACTTTGCAAAAAGAAATGTCGGTGATTGTGGCCCGAGACCACAAAGGTGAGTGCGCAACTTTTCCGGTGGCTGAAAATCATCACCGCAAGGGCATATTGGCCACCACCATTGTGCCTGCCCGTATTGATGACGCCATGGCTGCCCAAGCCCGCGCCAATGCCATTTCAATTGCTGGTGCCCTTGATTACGTGGGTGTACTTTGCGTCGAGTTTTTCGTAGTGGATGAATTGGGCCTCGTGGTCAATGAAATTGCACCGCGTCCCCACAACAGCGGGCACTATTCAATTGATGCCTGTGTTACCTGCCAATTTGAACAACAGGCTCGCGTGCTTGCAGGGCTGCCATTGGGCGACACTCGCCAGCACAGTCCTGCCGTCATGGTGAACCTGCTGGGCGACCTTTGGTATGGCGAAGATGGCAGCGTGCGTGAACCTGCCTGGGAAAAAGTATTGGCCATTCCCGAAGTGAAGCTGCACCTGTATGGCAAAGAACAAGCCCGGGTAGGGCGCAAGATGGGCCATATCACGGTGATTGCAGAAACCCTTGACCGTGCCCTGGCGGTTGCTCAAGAAGTTAGAGACATTCTGGGCATTGGCGATGACGACGACTGA
- the purE gene encoding 5-(carboxyamino)imidazole ribonucleotide mutase → MTEAIHMHTSDHPKVGVVMGSSSDWEVMKNAVQVLRDFGVDYEARVVSAHRMPDEMFAYAETAATRGIQVIIAGAGGAAHLPGMLAAKTIVPVMGVPVPSKYLRGEDSLLSIVQMPKGIPVHTFAIGEAGAANAALGAVAILALTDTELNQKLQDFRVSQSNVAREMELPPLR, encoded by the coding sequence ATGACCGAAGCCATACACATGCACACCTCCGACCATCCCAAAGTGGGTGTGGTCATGGGTTCGTCTTCCGACTGGGAAGTGATGAAAAACGCCGTACAGGTGCTGCGCGATTTTGGTGTGGACTATGAAGCCCGTGTGGTTTCAGCCCACCGCATGCCCGATGAAATGTTTGCCTACGCTGAAACAGCAGCCACCCGCGGCATCCAGGTGATTATTGCCGGTGCAGGCGGTGCAGCACACCTGCCCGGCATGTTGGCAGCCAAAACCATTGTGCCGGTCATGGGGGTGCCAGTGCCCTCCAAGTACCTGCGCGGCGAAGATTCTCTGTTGTCGATTGTGCAAATGCCCAAAGGCATTCCGGTGCACACCTTCGCCATTGGGGAGGCGGGTGCGGCCAATGCTGCTTTGGGTGCGGTCGCCATTTTGGCCTTGACCGACACGGAATTGAATCAGAAATTGCAGGATTTTCGTGTGAGCCAGTCCAATGTGGCCCGCGAAATGGAACTGCCCCCTTTGCGTTGA
- a CDS encoding phosphoribosylaminoimidazolesuccinocarboxamide synthase encodes MSTVFETKLTSLPLLHRGKVRENFSVGDDKMLIVASDRLSAFDVILDQPIPEKGMVLTQMAQFWFDILADVVPNHLTGIAPETVVSAEEAPQIKGRSMVVKKLKALPIEAVVRGYLIGSGWKDYQATGAVCGIKLPPGMQMAAKLDEPIFTPATKAAMGEHDENIDFDTMSDVVGRDLAQQIRDVSIALYTKASDYAARQGIIIADTKFEFGLDENGALTLMDEVLTADSSRFWPADQYQVGISPPSYDKQFVRDYLESVPGWNKKAPAPTLPQDIIDKTAGKYRQAYEILTGRLWIG; translated from the coding sequence ATGAGTACTGTGTTTGAAACCAAGCTGACTTCCCTGCCTTTGCTGCACCGCGGCAAAGTTCGGGAAAATTTCTCTGTTGGCGACGACAAAATGTTGATTGTGGCCAGCGACCGCCTGTCTGCATTCGATGTCATTCTGGATCAACCCATTCCCGAAAAAGGCATGGTGCTTACCCAGATGGCTCAGTTCTGGTTCGACATTCTGGCTGACGTAGTGCCCAATCACCTCACCGGCATTGCTCCCGAAACAGTGGTGTCGGCTGAAGAAGCACCCCAGATCAAGGGCCGCTCCATGGTGGTTAAAAAGCTGAAAGCTTTGCCAATCGAGGCCGTGGTGCGTGGTTACCTGATCGGTTCTGGCTGGAAAGACTACCAGGCCACAGGTGCGGTGTGCGGCATCAAATTACCCCCAGGCATGCAAATGGCTGCCAAGCTGGACGAGCCTATTTTTACGCCAGCCACCAAGGCAGCCATGGGTGAACACGACGAAAATATTGATTTCGACACCATGAGCGATGTTGTTGGCCGTGACCTTGCCCAACAAATTCGCGATGTATCGATTGCCTTGTACACCAAGGCCAGCGATTACGCAGCCCGCCAGGGCATTATTATTGCGGACACCAAATTTGAATTTGGTCTCGACGAAAACGGTGCCCTCACCTTGATGGACGAGGTATTGACCGCAGATTCCTCCCGATTTTGGCCGGCAGACCAGTACCAGGTGGGCATTTCCCCACCTTCGTATGACAAACAATTCGTACGCGATTACCTGGAAAGCGTTCCAGGCTGGAACAAAAAAGCACCAGCGCCTACACTGCCACAAGACATCATCGACAAAACGGCGGGTAAATATCGCCAGGCCTATGAAATTTTGACTGGCCGCCTTTGGATTGGATAA
- the fba gene encoding class II fructose-bisphosphate aldolase (catalyzes the reversible aldol condensation of dihydroxyacetonephosphate and glyceraldehyde 3-phosphate in the Calvin cycle, glycolysis, and/or gluconeogenesis), whose protein sequence is MPLVSMRQLLDHAAENGYGIPAFNVNNLEQVQAVMAAADEVGAPVILQASAGARKYAGEPFIKHLIQAAVEAFPHIPLVMHQDHGTSPKVCQGAIDLGFGSVMMDGSLMEDGKTPASFDYNLEVTRKVVDMAHKVGVTVEGELGCLGNLETGEAGEEDGIGAEGKLDHSQMLTDPEEAAVFVKGTQLDALAIAIGTSHGAYKFSRKPTGDILAISRVKEIHARIPNTHLVMHGSSSVPAELLAIINQYGGKMKETYGVPVEEIQEAIKYGVRKINIDTDIRLAMTGAVRKFLFENPDKFDAREWLKPAREAAKQICKQRYMEFGCEGQGAKIKPIPMSEIAQKYAKGELAQIVQ, encoded by the coding sequence ATGCCTCTCGTATCCATGCGCCAACTGCTGGACCATGCCGCCGAAAACGGCTATGGCATCCCCGCCTTCAATGTGAACAACCTGGAACAGGTTCAGGCTGTTATGGCCGCTGCCGACGAGGTGGGTGCGCCTGTTATTCTTCAAGCCAGCGCGGGTGCCCGCAAGTACGCTGGCGAGCCGTTCATCAAGCACCTGATTCAGGCGGCTGTGGAAGCATTTCCGCACATTCCTTTGGTTATGCATCAAGACCATGGCACAAGCCCCAAGGTTTGCCAGGGCGCAATCGACCTGGGCTTTGGCTCGGTGATGATGGACGGCTCTTTGATGGAAGACGGCAAAACACCGGCTTCATTCGACTACAACCTTGAAGTGACCCGCAAAGTGGTAGACATGGCGCACAAGGTGGGTGTGACAGTGGAAGGTGAACTGGGTTGCCTGGGTAACCTGGAAACAGGTGAAGCGGGCGAGGAAGATGGCATTGGCGCCGAGGGTAAACTGGATCACAGCCAAATGCTGACCGATCCCGAAGAGGCTGCCGTGTTTGTCAAGGGCACACAACTGGACGCTTTGGCCATCGCCATTGGTACTAGTCATGGTGCCTACAAGTTCAGCCGCAAGCCCACTGGCGATATTCTTGCCATTTCACGCGTGAAGGAAATTCATGCCCGTATTCCAAATACCCACCTGGTGATGCACGGTTCATCGTCGGTGCCCGCAGAATTGCTGGCCATCATCAACCAGTATGGCGGCAAGATGAAAGAAACCTACGGTGTGCCTGTGGAGGAAATTCAGGAAGCCATCAAGTATGGTGTGCGCAAAATCAACATTGATACCGATATTCGTCTGGCCATGACTGGTGCGGTGCGTAAGTTCTTGTTCGAGAACCCCGACAAATTCGACGCGCGTGAGTGGCTGAAACCCGCGCGTGAAGCGGCCAAGCAAATTTGCAAACAGCGTTACATGGAATTTGGTTGTGAAGGGCAGGGCGCGAAAATCAAGCCGATCCCCATGAGCGAAATTGCACAGAAATACGCCAAAGGCGAACTCGCGCAAATCGTTCAATAA
- the pyk gene encoding pyruvate kinase, protein MSNSGSKLVPNVYVPRQTKIVATLGPASTDPAVLERMIAAGMNVVRVNFSHGTAQEHIDRVKTVREIAARLKRDIAVMADLQGPKIRIGVFANGSTNLVNGQPFVLEAKCDSGDDERVGLDYPELVNDVKTGDTLLLDDGKIVLKVKKVTPSQIHCETEVGGVLKNRKGINKLGGGLSAPALTSKDMEDIRTAVAFEADYIAVSFPKSGADMYMARELTRAAGGHAMMIAKIERCEALENLDDLIRSCDGLMVARGDLAVEIGDAAVPAAQKRLIRAAREANKLTITATQMMESMIESPVPTRAEVSDVANAVLDGTDAVMLSAETAAGKFPVETIVAMARVCVEAEKSATISLDTDFLNRKFKRVDQSIAMAALFTAHHLEVKAIAALTQSGSTALWMSRLNSGVPIFALTPEEKTRRRLSMYRDVRTVMMQYETEDREVLLAKSEQALLDAKVVELGDLIVITIGEPIGKSGGTNTMKIVRVGEHIGLLN, encoded by the coding sequence ATGTCTAACTCAGGGAGCAAATTGGTGCCCAACGTGTATGTACCCCGTCAAACCAAAATAGTGGCCACTTTGGGGCCGGCATCTACCGATCCCGCAGTTCTTGAGCGAATGATCGCAGCGGGCATGAATGTGGTGCGGGTCAACTTCTCGCACGGCACTGCCCAGGAGCATATTGATCGGGTCAAAACCGTGCGTGAAATTGCGGCCCGTTTGAAGCGCGACATTGCGGTGATGGCCGATTTACAAGGGCCCAAAATTCGAATTGGTGTGTTTGCCAATGGCTCCACCAACCTCGTTAACGGTCAGCCCTTTGTGCTGGAAGCCAAGTGCGACTCAGGCGACGACGAGCGGGTTGGGCTGGACTATCCCGAGCTGGTGAATGATGTCAAAACAGGCGATACCCTGTTGCTGGATGACGGCAAGATTGTACTGAAAGTCAAAAAAGTAACCCCCAGTCAAATTCACTGTGAAACTGAAGTGGGTGGTGTGCTCAAGAATCGCAAGGGCATTAACAAATTGGGCGGTGGTTTGTCCGCGCCTGCCCTCACGTCGAAAGACATGGAAGACATCCGCACTGCAGTGGCTTTCGAGGCTGACTATATTGCGGTCAGCTTTCCCAAAAGCGGTGCGGATATGTACATGGCGCGCGAACTGACTCGCGCGGCAGGTGGCCACGCCATGATGATTGCCAAGATTGAACGTTGCGAGGCACTTGAGAATCTGGATGATTTAATCCGTTCTTGCGACGGTCTGATGGTGGCACGCGGTGATTTGGCAGTTGAAATTGGTGATGCCGCTGTACCTGCAGCCCAAAAGCGCCTTATTCGCGCCGCCCGGGAAGCCAACAAGCTGACCATTACTGCTACCCAGATGATGGAAAGCATGATTGAAAGCCCCGTGCCCACCCGCGCTGAAGTGTCCGATGTGGCCAATGCAGTGCTCGATGGCACAGACGCCGTGATGTTGTCAGCTGAAACCGCTGCGGGCAAGTTCCCAGTAGAAACAATTGTGGCCATGGCCCGCGTGTGTGTTGAAGCAGAAAAGTCAGCCACCATCAGCCTGGACACCGATTTCCTGAATCGCAAGTTCAAGCGAGTGGACCAGTCCATTGCAATGGCCGCTTTGTTTACTGCACACCACCTTGAGGTGAAAGCGATTGCGGCGTTGACCCAGTCTGGGTCTACTGCCTTGTGGATGTCGCGTTTGAACAGTGGCGTGCCGATTTTCGCGCTGACGCCCGAGGAGAAAACCCGCCGTCGCCTGTCGATGTACCGCGATGTGCGCACTGTCATGATGCAGTACGAAACTGAGGACCGTGAGGTGTTGCTGGCGAAATCAGAGCAGGCTTTGCTGGATGCCAAAGTGGTTGAGTTGGGTGATCTGATTGTGATCACCATTGGTGAGCCAATCGGTAAATCGGGCGGAACCAACACCATGAAAATTGTTCGCGTGGGCGAACACATTGGCTTGCTGAATTAA
- a CDS encoding phosphoglycerate kinase, translated as MLRFLRLTDQNVSNKRVLIRVDFNVPVDANGNITEDTRIRASLPGIEYCLNNNAALLLTSHFGRPTEGEYDERLSLAPVAARLGELLGRPVRLVKDWVNGVDVKAGEVLLLENCRFNKGEKKNNPELAQKIAALCDVYVNDAFGTAHRAEATTHGAAQYAPVACAGPLLAAELDALGAALSAPKRPMVAIVAGSKVSTKLTILNSLADKVDQLIVGGGIANTFMAALGLPIGKSLAEHDLVGEAKTIIDNMKARGAAVPIPSDVVVGKEFSPTAYATSKKVADVAADDMIFDIGPNTAEELAAILDKAGTIVWNGPVGVFEFDQFGKGTELLAMAIANSKAFSIAGGGDTLAAISKYNIGDQVSYISTGGGAFLEFLEGKTLPAVEILQQRAA; from the coding sequence ATGTTGCGTTTCCTGCGCCTGACTGACCAAAACGTATCCAACAAACGTGTATTGATCCGCGTCGATTTTAACGTGCCAGTGGATGCAAATGGCAACATCACGGAAGACACCCGCATTCGTGCCTCTTTGCCCGGCATTGAATACTGCTTGAACAACAACGCAGCCTTGCTGCTGACCAGCCACTTTGGCCGACCCACCGAGGGTGAGTACGATGAGAGGTTGAGTTTGGCCCCGGTGGCCGCGCGTCTGGGTGAATTGTTGGGCCGCCCTGTTCGCTTGGTCAAAGACTGGGTGAATGGTGTAGACGTGAAGGCTGGTGAAGTGTTGCTGCTGGAAAACTGCCGGTTCAATAAAGGCGAAAAAAAGAACAACCCCGAACTGGCACAAAAAATTGCCGCGCTTTGCGATGTTTATGTCAATGACGCCTTCGGCACGGCCCATCGTGCAGAGGCCACTACTCACGGCGCGGCACAATATGCGCCAGTGGCGTGTGCAGGCCCTTTGCTGGCTGCCGAACTTGATGCCTTGGGTGCAGCGCTTTCCGCTCCCAAACGCCCAATGGTGGCGATTGTGGCGGGTTCTAAGGTGTCGACCAAACTGACAATTTTGAATAGTCTGGCCGACAAAGTGGACCAGTTGATTGTGGGTGGCGGTATCGCCAATACATTCATGGCTGCGCTGGGCTTGCCAATCGGCAAGTCGCTTGCCGAGCACGACTTGGTGGGCGAGGCCAAAACCATCATCGACAACATGAAAGCCCGAGGCGCTGCTGTGCCAATTCCGAGCGATGTCGTGGTGGGCAAAGAATTTTCCCCGACAGCTTATGCCACCAGCAAGAAGGTGGCCGATGTGGCCGCTGATGACATGATTTTCGACATCGGCCCCAACACAGCCGAGGAATTGGCTGCCATTCTGGACAAAGCCGGCACCATTGTGTGGAACGGCCCCGTGGGAGTGTTTGAGTTCGATCAGTTTGGCAAAGGCACCGAGCTCCTGGCCATGGCAATTGCAAATTCCAAGGCTTTTTCGATTGCGGGCGGTGGCGACACCTTGGCGGCTATTTCAAAGTACAACATTGGTGATCAGGTCAGTTATATTTCAACCGGTGGCGGCGCATTTCTTGAGTTTCTGGAGGGTAAAACCCTGCCGGCCGTAGAAATTCTTCAACAGAGAGCGGCTTAA
- a CDS encoding rhomboid family intramembrane serine protease, whose translation MIGILAIAGQVFGPDFARQGLDLIDSFFIYILIAQFTHLGWVHLGLNLGGLAIVAWGFSNQRSQREWLWVQLLSLVWLAFYLTWIEPVQWYCGLSGALHFQFTACLLLALHRTPSKPALGWPLWVLAAGLIAKLILEWNSGHTTDALVGGPIAFEAHRGGALGGLLFGLAIISRSWWLKQNPTF comes from the coding sequence GTGATTGGAATATTGGCAATTGCAGGGCAAGTTTTTGGGCCCGACTTCGCCCGGCAAGGGCTTGATTTAATTGACTCATTCTTCATTTACATCCTGATAGCGCAGTTTACCCACCTAGGCTGGGTTCACCTGGGCCTGAACCTGGGCGGCTTGGCGATTGTGGCCTGGGGATTTTCAAACCAGCGAAGCCAACGCGAATGGCTGTGGGTACAGTTGCTTTCACTGGTGTGGCTTGCGTTTTACTTGACCTGGATTGAGCCTGTTCAATGGTATTGCGGATTGAGCGGCGCCCTGCATTTTCAGTTCACTGCCTGTCTGCTGCTCGCGCTGCACCGAACCCCAAGCAAACCTGCTCTGGGCTGGCCTTTGTGGGTTCTTGCCGCGGGGCTGATTGCAAAGCTGATACTTGAATGGAATTCTGGCCACACCACCGATGCTTTGGTGGGCGGCCCGATTGCATTTGAGGCACACAGGGGGGGTGCCTTGGGTGGTCTTTTATTCGGACTGGCTATAATTTCCCGGTCATGGTGGCTGAAGCAAAACCCGACTTTCTGA
- a CDS encoding S8 family peptidase yields MLTFRPKKQKLTPLRVLVTSVLFMLWIVLIAPAHAQSGGAQFIVKLKNSVELSSAPSLRRLEKEGEFLADVMARNNVDATWLRAGSVGTHVMRWGSSVRTGDQQSMLNRLASDPEVEFAIEDRPVRAFATPNDPTFANQWALRSTFNTAGAKFDQAWDVVRGSADVVVAVLDTGVVFETPDLMGRLLSGFDFVSDVPTANDGNGRDANAADPGNWISSADAQTQAFSGCSVKNSSWHGTFVAGQIAANTHSDSDVAGADWNVKVLPVRVLGKCGGLLSDVLDAMLWSAGLDVPGIPRNPNPADVINLSLGSPTTCSSFEQTVVDRVNAAGTLVVAAAGNSGGSVDSPANCNNVLSVGALDRDGSRASYSAIGSAVSLMAPGGFSNGLVGLGNSGTTTPASASLVSKTGTSFAAPLVAATAGLMRAINPALTPAQLRSQILSNTSGFLSPRSSACTANQGSGSCNCTTAVCGAGMLDAFAAVSAAKGTRPVANASASANGLGTSGYQESATGLHPVRLRGSASSVAAGRSIASYAWTQVSGEQLMTGTQTTADVDLPAPTSSSDLVFQLTVTDSVGEAHSSFTALRVLASGDDGSSPSSVANASSGGTTTPTTDNGSGSSSAVSAGGGGGGGGGATTLPGLLMLTLLIGLFRKSGFASATMTGKL; encoded by the coding sequence ATGTTGACCTTCCGACCCAAAAAGCAAAAACTGACGCCCCTGCGTGTGCTGGTCACCAGCGTTTTGTTCATGCTTTGGATTGTATTGATTGCACCTGCCCATGCTCAAAGTGGTGGTGCTCAATTCATTGTCAAATTGAAGAACTCGGTTGAGCTAAGCAGTGCGCCGTCCCTGCGCCGCCTGGAAAAAGAAGGTGAATTTCTTGCCGATGTGATGGCGAGAAACAATGTGGATGCCACCTGGTTGCGCGCAGGTTCGGTGGGTACACATGTGATGCGTTGGGGTAGCAGCGTGCGTACAGGTGATCAGCAATCCATGCTGAACCGCCTGGCCAGTGATCCCGAGGTGGAGTTTGCAATTGAAGACCGGCCTGTGCGTGCATTTGCAACACCCAACGACCCAACCTTTGCCAATCAGTGGGCCTTGCGTTCTACATTCAACACTGCAGGCGCAAAGTTTGATCAGGCTTGGGATGTGGTTCGCGGGAGCGCCGATGTGGTCGTGGCTGTGTTGGACACAGGTGTGGTTTTTGAAACTCCCGATTTGATGGGTCGATTGCTCAGCGGTTTTGACTTTGTCTCGGACGTACCCACAGCCAATGATGGCAACGGCCGCGATGCCAATGCAGCAGACCCTGGTAACTGGATCAGCAGTGCTGACGCACAAACTCAGGCTTTCTCTGGCTGTAGTGTCAAGAATTCAAGCTGGCATGGCACTTTTGTTGCCGGTCAAATCGCGGCCAATACCCACAGCGATTCAGATGTGGCTGGCGCCGACTGGAATGTGAAGGTGTTGCCGGTCCGCGTGCTTGGCAAATGCGGCGGCCTGCTGTCGGATGTACTCGATGCGATGCTGTGGTCAGCTGGCCTTGATGTTCCGGGCATTCCTCGCAACCCTAACCCGGCCGATGTGATCAATCTGAGTTTGGGAAGTCCCACTACATGCAGCTCGTTTGAGCAAACAGTGGTGGATCGAGTGAATGCAGCGGGTACTTTGGTGGTGGCCGCAGCTGGAAACAGCGGTGGTTCGGTCGACTCGCCGGCCAATTGCAACAATGTTCTTTCAGTGGGGGCTTTAGACCGCGATGGCAGCCGCGCCAGTTACAGCGCAATCGGCAGTGCAGTCAGCCTGATGGCACCTGGCGGTTTCAGCAATGGTTTGGTGGGCTTGGGCAATTCGGGTACTACCACGCCTGCATCGGCCAGTTTGGTCAGCAAAACCGGTACCTCTTTCGCTGCACCTTTGGTGGCAGCCACGGCTGGGTTGATGCGCGCCATAAATCCAGCACTGACGCCAGCCCAATTGCGTAGTCAAATCTTGAGCAACACGTCGGGTTTTCTAAGTCCCAGAAGCAGCGCCTGCACGGCCAACCAGGGTTCAGGCAGTTGCAATTGCACCACTGCTGTGTGTGGCGCGGGCATGCTCGATGCTTTTGCGGCAGTGTCTGCGGCGAAAGGAACACGCCCAGTGGCCAATGCATCTGCATCAGCCAATGGCTTGGGCACGAGCGGATATCAGGAGAGTGCCACCGGCTTGCATCCTGTTCGCTTGCGTGGGTCTGCCAGCAGCGTTGCGGCGGGGCGTAGCATCGCTTCTTATGCCTGGACGCAGGTGTCGGGTGAGCAGCTGATGACCGGCACACAAACCACTGCTGATGTTGACTTGCCAGCCCCGACTTCAAGCTCCGACTTGGTGTTTCAACTCACCGTGACCGACTCGGTTGGCGAAGCGCACAGCAGCTTCACAGCCTTGCGTGTGTTGGCCAGCGGGGATGATGGCAGTTCACCCTCATCGGTGGCCAATGCCAGTTCAGGTGGCACTACCACACCCACTACTGACAACGGTTCGGGCTCCAGCTCGGCAGTTTCCGCAGGTGGCGGCGGTGGCGGTGGCGGCGGTGCAACCACATTGCCTGGTTTGCTGATGCTCACCCTGCTGATTGGCTTATTCAGAAAGTCGGGTTTTGCTTCAGCCACCATGACCGGGAAATTATAG
- the gap gene encoding type I glyceraldehyde-3-phosphate dehydrogenase, protein MTIRVAINGYGRIGRNVLRAHYEGGKKHDIQIVAINDLGDPKTNAHLTQYDTAHGRFPGTVSVDGDYMVVNGDKIKVLANRNPAELPWGELGVDVVMECTGFFTSKEKASAHLKGGAKKVIISAPGGKDVDATVVFGVNHNVLKSTDTVISNASCTTNCLAPLVKPLNDAIGLETGLMTTIHAYTNDQVLTDVYHEDLRRARSATMSMIPTKTGAAAAVGLVLPELNGKLDGYAVRVPTINVSMVDLSFIAKRDTTVEEVNSILKAAAEGPLKGVLEYNEAPLVSIDFNHNPASSAFDATLTKVSGKLVKVSSWYDNEWGFSNRMLDTTVALMNAK, encoded by the coding sequence ATGACCATTCGCGTAGCGATTAACGGCTATGGCCGCATCGGCCGAAACGTACTGCGTGCCCACTATGAAGGTGGCAAAAAACACGACATTCAAATCGTGGCGATCAATGATTTGGGTGACCCCAAAACCAACGCCCACCTGACCCAGTACGACACAGCCCACGGCCGTTTCCCCGGTACCGTGAGCGTGGATGGCGATTACATGGTTGTGAATGGCGACAAAATCAAGGTTTTGGCCAACCGCAACCCAGCCGAATTGCCCTGGGGTGAGTTGGGTGTGGACGTGGTGATGGAATGCACCGGTTTTTTCACCTCCAAGGAAAAAGCATCTGCCCACCTAAAAGGCGGTGCCAAGAAAGTGATTATTTCCGCCCCCGGCGGTAAAGACGTAGACGCGACCGTTGTCTTTGGTGTGAACCACAATGTATTGAAAAGCACCGACACCGTGATTTCCAATGCCTCTTGCACCACCAACTGTTTGGCCCCATTGGTCAAGCCATTGAACGATGCAATTGGCCTTGAAACAGGCTTGATGACCACCATTCATGCCTACACCAACGATCAGGTGTTGACCGATGTTTACCATGAAGACCTGCGCCGTGCGCGCTCTGCCACCATGAGCATGATCCCCACCAAAACCGGTGCGGCCGCTGCGGTTGGTTTGGTGTTGCCAGAACTGAACGGCAAGCTTGATGGTTACGCAGTTCGCGTGCCCACCATCAATGTGTCCATGGTTGATTTGTCGTTCATTGCCAAGCGCGACACCACCGTTGAAGAAGTGAACAGCATTTTGAAGGCTGCGGCAGAAGGCCCGTTGAAGGGCGTGTTGGAGTACAACGAGGCACCGTTGGTGTCCATCGACTTCAACCACAACCCGGCTTCCAGCGCATTTGATGCCACCTTGACCAAAGTCAGCGGCAAGCTGGTGAAGGTATCCAGCTGGTATGACAACGAGTGGGGCTTCTCCAACCGCATGTTGGACACCACAGTTGCACTGATGAACGCCAAGTAA